One Betta splendens chromosome 8, fBetSpl5.4, whole genome shotgun sequence DNA segment encodes these proteins:
- the rcn3 gene encoding reticulocalbin-3 isoform X2, producing MVLLRPLAVLCVLVAAALAVPAQEKRVHHQAHLSDHVHDDAHGFEYDHEAFLGKEEAKTFDQLTPEESKERLAKIVGRIDTDKDGYITHTELHYWIKHRQRRYIEENVNKHWKDYDKNQDDKIAWEEYKNTTYGYYLGEEFDDVEDKDTYKAMLTRDQRRFKNADRDGDGIATREEFTAFLHPEEFDYMKDVVVQETVEDIDKNGDGKIDLNEYIGDMYTAEPGENEPEWVQTERKQFSDFRDTNKDGYLDASEVAHWILPGEVDHADNEAKHLIHETDTDKDGQLTLSELLDKIDVIKSSTITDYGGMRVDDHDEL from the exons ATGGTGCTGCTGAGGCCTCTAGCCGTCCTCTGTGTCCTGGTCGCGGCTGCGCTCGCTGTTCCCGCTCAGGAAAAGCGCGTGCATCATCAGGCGCACCTGAGCGACCACGTCCACGATGACGCTCACGGCTTTGAGTACGACCACGAGGCCTTCCTGGGGAAGGAGGAGGCCAAGACCTTCGATCAGCTGACCCCAGAGGAGAGCAAAGAAAGACTAGC GAAGATAGTGGGCCGCATCGACACGGACAAGGACGGATACATCACCCACACAGAGCTGCACTACTGGATCAAGCACCGTCAAAGGAGGTACATCGAGGAAAATGTGAACAAACACTGGAAGGACTATGACAAGAACCAAGATGATAAGATAGCATGGGAGGAGTATAAGAACACCACCTACGGCTACTATCTGG GTGAGGAGTTTGATGACGTTGAGGACAAAGACACCTACAAGGCCATGCTCACCCGCGACCAGAGGCGCTTCAAGAACGCCGACAGAGACGGCGACGGCATCGCCACGCGGGAGGAGTTCACCGCCTTCCTTCACCCGGAGGAGTTTGACTACATGAAAGATGTAGTGGTGCAG GAAACGGTGGAAGACATTGATAAGAATGGGGATGGAAAGATTGACCTCAATGAATACATTG GGGACATGTACACAGCAGAGCCTGGGGAGAACGAGCCTGAATGGGTGCAGACGGAACGCAAACAGTTCTCAGACTTCAGAGACACTAACAAG GACGGCTACCTGGACGCCAGTGAGGTGGCTCACTGGATTTTGCCAGGAGAGGTCGACCACGCCGACAATGAAGCCAAACACCTGATTCACGAGACAGACACTGACAAG GATGGACAGCTCACACTTTCTGAACTGCTTGATAAGATAGACGTCATCAAGAGCAGCACCATCACAGACTACGGGGGCATGAGGGTGGACGACCACGATGAACTGTGA
- the rcn3 gene encoding reticulocalbin-3 isoform X1, which produces MVLLRPLAVLCVLVAAALAVPAQEKRVHHQAHLSDHVHDDAHGFEYDHEAFLGKEEAKTFDQLTPEESKERLAKIVGRIDTDKDGYITHTELHYWIKHRQRRYIEENVNKHWKDYDKNQDDKIAWEEYKNTTYGYYLGEEFDDVEDKDTYKAMLTRDQRRFKNADRDGDGIATREEFTAFLHPEEFDYMKDVVVQETVEDIDKNGDGKIDLNEYIGDMYTAEPGENEPEWVQTERKQFSDFRDTNKDGYLDASEVAHWILPGEVDHADNEAKHLIHETDTDKDEKITKKEILANWNMFVGSQATNYGEDLTKRHDEL; this is translated from the exons ATGGTGCTGCTGAGGCCTCTAGCCGTCCTCTGTGTCCTGGTCGCGGCTGCGCTCGCTGTTCCCGCTCAGGAAAAGCGCGTGCATCATCAGGCGCACCTGAGCGACCACGTCCACGATGACGCTCACGGCTTTGAGTACGACCACGAGGCCTTCCTGGGGAAGGAGGAGGCCAAGACCTTCGATCAGCTGACCCCAGAGGAGAGCAAAGAAAGACTAGC GAAGATAGTGGGCCGCATCGACACGGACAAGGACGGATACATCACCCACACAGAGCTGCACTACTGGATCAAGCACCGTCAAAGGAGGTACATCGAGGAAAATGTGAACAAACACTGGAAGGACTATGACAAGAACCAAGATGATAAGATAGCATGGGAGGAGTATAAGAACACCACCTACGGCTACTATCTGG GTGAGGAGTTTGATGACGTTGAGGACAAAGACACCTACAAGGCCATGCTCACCCGCGACCAGAGGCGCTTCAAGAACGCCGACAGAGACGGCGACGGCATCGCCACGCGGGAGGAGTTCACCGCCTTCCTTCACCCGGAGGAGTTTGACTACATGAAAGATGTAGTGGTGCAG GAAACGGTGGAAGACATTGATAAGAATGGGGATGGAAAGATTGACCTCAATGAATACATTG GGGACATGTACACAGCAGAGCCTGGGGAGAACGAGCCTGAATGGGTGCAGACGGAACGCAAACAGTTCTCAGACTTCAGAGACACTAACAAG GACGGCTACCTGGACGCCAGTGAGGTGGCTCACTGGATTTTGCCAGGAGAGGTCGACCACGCCGACAATGAAGCCAAACACCTGATTCACGAGACAGACACTGACAAG GATGAGAAAATCACCAAGAAGGAGATTCTGGCCAACTGGAACATGTTCGTGGGGAGCCAGGCCACCAATTACGGAGAAGATTTAACAAAGAGACACGATGAACTTTGA